A single region of the Streptomyces sp. NBC_00236 genome encodes:
- a CDS encoding YbaK/EbsC family protein yields the protein MRAPIGSFEDACPAAERLGLLTAPVARAVEGGWGGVPAEQIIHVDTDPEIADTAAFVAHHGADLLRRSANCVVVAGKRGGEVTLAACLVLSHSRVDVNGAVRKHLGARKASFAPMETAVGETGMEYGGITPVGLPDGWPLLIDAAVVDEEWVLVGSGTRRGKLIITGKALAALPGAVVVESLGTGG from the coding sequence ATGCGCGCCCCGATCGGCTCCTTCGAGGATGCCTGCCCTGCCGCCGAACGTCTCGGACTCCTCACGGCTCCGGTGGCCCGAGCCGTCGAGGGGGGCTGGGGCGGCGTGCCCGCCGAGCAGATCATCCACGTCGACACGGACCCGGAGATCGCCGACACGGCGGCCTTCGTCGCACACCACGGGGCCGATCTGCTGCGCCGGTCCGCCAACTGCGTCGTGGTGGCGGGCAAGCGCGGGGGCGAGGTCACCCTGGCCGCCTGTCTCGTGCTGTCCCACTCCCGCGTCGATGTGAACGGTGCCGTACGCAAGCATCTCGGTGCTCGCAAGGCCTCGTTCGCCCCGATGGAGACGGCGGTCGGCGAGACGGGAATGGAGTACGGCGGCATCACCCCGGTCGGACTCCCCGACGGCTGGCCCCTGCTGATCGACGCCGCCGTGGTGGACGAGGAGTGGGTCCTGGTCGGCAGCGGCACCCGCCGGGGCAAGTTGATCATCACGGGCAAGGCGCTGGCGGCGCTGCCCGGGGCCGTCGTGGTCGAAAGTCTGGGAACCGGCGGCTGA
- a CDS encoding helix-turn-helix domain-containing protein — translation MTDLDQLTQSLARNLKRWRGERGFTLDALAARAGVSRGMIIQIEQARTNPSVGTTVKLADALGISITTLLDYERGAPVRLVPESQAVRMWSTEAGSSTTLLVGTEARGPLELWSWHLMPGESSASDPHPEGTVELLHVTTGTLTLVVDDTPYAVPAGASATFEAHHPHAYRNEGSEPVRLTMAVAIPPVR, via the coding sequence GTGACGGATCTCGACCAGCTGACCCAGTCCCTCGCCCGGAACCTCAAGCGATGGCGCGGCGAGCGGGGCTTCACCCTGGACGCGCTGGCCGCCCGTGCCGGGGTCAGTCGCGGGATGATCATCCAGATCGAGCAGGCCCGCACCAATCCCAGCGTCGGCACCACGGTCAAGCTCGCAGACGCCCTCGGGATCAGCATCACGACGCTGCTCGACTACGAACGGGGCGCGCCCGTCCGTCTGGTCCCCGAGAGCCAGGCCGTCCGCATGTGGTCCACCGAGGCGGGCAGTTCCACCACGCTGCTGGTCGGAACCGAGGCCCGGGGTCCGCTGGAGCTCTGGTCCTGGCACCTGATGCCCGGCGAGTCGAGCGCGTCCGACCCGCACCCCGAAGGCACCGTGGAACTCCTCCACGTCACCACGGGCACGCTCACCCTGGTGGTCGACGACACCCCGTACGCCGTGCCCGCCGGAGCCTCCGCCACCTTCGAGGCGCACCACCCGCACGCCTACCGCAACGAGGGCTCCGAGCCGGTCCGTCTCACGATGGCCGTGGCGATCCCGCCCGTCAGATGA
- a CDS encoding EamA family transporter, producing MTALFALATSLLWGLADFGGGVLTRRAPALTVVVVSQVIAAVVLGVIVMATGGWSEAGPRLWFAVAAGAVGPVAMLSFYKALALGPMGVVSPLGSLGVAVPVSIGLAVGERPGLLQCAGVAVAVAGVVMAGGPQLRGAPVQRQAVLLTLVAAFGFGAVMALIAEASTTVTGLFLALFVQRITNVTVGGAALYASVRRGARALPEEGGAALVVAALPALTFVGLADVAANGSYSIAAQHGPVTVAAVLASLYPVVTALAARGLLGERLRGVQAAGAGLALLGTVLLATG from the coding sequence ATGACCGCACTGTTCGCCCTGGCCACCAGCCTGCTGTGGGGGCTGGCCGACTTCGGCGGCGGGGTGCTGACCCGGCGTGCCCCCGCGCTCACCGTGGTGGTCGTCTCGCAGGTGATCGCCGCGGTCGTGCTCGGCGTGATCGTGATGGCGACCGGCGGCTGGAGCGAGGCCGGCCCACGGCTCTGGTTCGCCGTCGCGGCGGGTGCGGTGGGTCCGGTGGCGATGCTGAGCTTCTACAAGGCCCTGGCGCTCGGCCCGATGGGCGTGGTCTCACCGCTCGGTTCACTGGGGGTCGCCGTGCCCGTGAGCATCGGGCTGGCCGTCGGCGAGCGTCCCGGTCTGCTGCAGTGCGCGGGTGTGGCCGTCGCCGTGGCCGGCGTCGTGATGGCGGGCGGACCGCAGTTGCGCGGCGCCCCGGTGCAGCGTCAGGCGGTCCTGCTGACCCTCGTCGCGGCGTTCGGCTTCGGGGCCGTGATGGCCCTCATCGCCGAGGCGTCCACCACGGTGACCGGACTGTTCCTGGCGCTCTTCGTCCAGCGGATCACCAATGTGACGGTGGGCGGTGCGGCGCTGTACGCCTCCGTGCGGCGCGGGGCACGCGCCCTGCCCGAGGAGGGGGGCGCCGCCCTGGTGGTCGCCGCACTGCCGGCGCTGACCTTCGTGGGTCTCGCCGACGTCGCGGCCAACGGAAGCTACTCGATCGCCGCGCAGCACGGACCGGTGACCGTGGCAGCCGTGCTGGCCTCGCTCTACCCGGTGGTCACGGCCCTGGCCGCGCGCGGACTCCTCGGGGAGCGGCTGCGCGGGGTACAGGCCGCGGGCGCCGGCCTCGCGCTGCTGGGCACGGTGCTGCTCGCGACCGGTTGA
- a CDS encoding acyltransferase, translated as MPKNRNTFSSVTAWRRRALSGAVHRCWRWVQKTGAVTAAHPGGLRFRRIGEGTRLAFPQGTVFGEPWIELGAHCIIGEQVTLTAGLMPDLDLGSDTVLTLGDGVVLGRGSHVVADTTVTIGSDTYCGPYVYITSTNHSYDDPRQPVGKQWPRMEPVAIGPGCWIGTGAVILPGARLGRNVVVAAGAVVRGEVPDHAVVAGAPARVVRSWDPEKGWQPPLRTPAPVPIPAGVTPEQLLAVAELDES; from the coding sequence GTGCCGAAGAACAGAAACACGTTCTCCTCCGTGACCGCCTGGCGGCGGCGCGCTCTGTCCGGGGCCGTCCACCGCTGCTGGCGCTGGGTGCAGAAGACCGGTGCGGTCACGGCGGCGCACCCCGGAGGGCTGCGCTTCCGCCGGATCGGCGAGGGCACCCGGCTGGCCTTCCCGCAGGGCACGGTGTTCGGTGAGCCGTGGATCGAGCTGGGCGCCCACTGCATCATCGGCGAGCAGGTCACCCTGACGGCCGGGCTCATGCCCGATCTCGATCTCGGGTCCGACACCGTGCTGACCCTCGGCGACGGAGTGGTGCTGGGACGCGGCAGCCATGTCGTCGCGGACACCACGGTGACGATCGGCTCGGACACGTACTGCGGACCGTACGTCTACATCACCTCGACCAACCACAGCTACGACGACCCGCGGCAGCCCGTCGGCAAGCAGTGGCCGCGGATGGAGCCGGTGGCCATCGGCCCGGGCTGCTGGATCGGCACCGGGGCGGTGATCCTTCCGGGTGCCAGGCTCGGCCGCAACGTGGTGGTGGCCGCGGGTGCGGTGGTACGCGGTGAGGTGCCCGACCATGCGGTCGTGGCCGGGGCCCCGGCCCGGGTCGTACGCAGCTGGGACCCCGAGAAGGGGTGGCAACCGCCCCTGCGGACACCGGCCCCGGTGCCCATCCCGGCGGGCGTGACGCCCGAACAGCTCCTGGCCGTGGCGGAGCTCGACGAGAGTTGA
- a CDS encoding gamma carbonic anhydrase family protein, with the protein MAEQALITAMGGKEPVIDADAFTAPTSVAIGEITMAAGSSLWYQAVLRADCGPIVIGADSNIQDNCSVHVDPGFPVTVGERVSVGHNAVLHGCTIEDDVLVGMGATVLNGAHIGTGSLIAAQALVPQGMRVPPGSLVAGVPAKVKRQLTEEELEGIRFNAVGYVELARAHRQAYEN; encoded by the coding sequence ATGGCAGAGCAGGCGTTGATCACGGCCATGGGCGGCAAGGAGCCGGTCATCGACGCGGATGCCTTCACCGCACCGACCTCGGTCGCGATCGGTGAGATCACGATGGCCGCGGGCTCCAGCCTCTGGTACCAGGCGGTGCTGCGGGCCGACTGCGGCCCGATCGTCATCGGCGCCGACTCCAACATCCAGGACAACTGCAGCGTCCACGTCGACCCCGGTTTCCCCGTGACGGTCGGCGAGCGGGTGTCGGTCGGCCACAACGCCGTACTGCACGGCTGCACGATCGAGGACGACGTCCTGGTCGGTATGGGTGCCACCGTGCTCAACGGCGCCCACATCGGTACCGGTTCGCTGATCGCCGCCCAGGCCCTTGTCCCACAGGGAATGCGCGTGCCCCCGGGTTCCCTGGTCGCGGGCGTGCCCGCCAAGGTCAAGCGGCAGCTGACCGAGGAGGAGCTCGAAGGAATCAGGTTCAACGCGGTCGGTTACGTGGAGCTGGCCAGGGCCCACCGACAGGCGTACGAGAACTGA
- a CDS encoding DedA family protein, whose amino-acid sequence MHIQEWLETVPAISVYVLVGVVIGLESLGIPLPGEIVLISAALLAAGHDGINPWILGACATAGAVIGDSIGYAIGRKGGRPLLAWLGGKFPRHFGEGQIAMAERSFQKWGMWAVFFGRFVALLRIFAGPLAGVLHMPYWKFLTANVLGGIAWAGGTTAVIYSVGVVAEEWLKRFSYLGLAIAVLIGLASMLIIKNRAKKAAAQSTVTAPEPEAVPVAD is encoded by the coding sequence TTGCACATCCAGGAGTGGCTGGAGACCGTCCCCGCGATCAGCGTGTACGTCCTGGTGGGCGTCGTCATCGGGCTGGAGAGCCTGGGCATTCCGCTGCCCGGCGAGATCGTGCTGATCAGCGCGGCGCTGCTGGCCGCGGGACACGACGGCATCAACCCGTGGATCCTGGGCGCCTGCGCCACGGCCGGGGCGGTGATCGGCGACTCCATCGGCTACGCCATCGGCCGCAAGGGTGGACGGCCGTTGCTGGCCTGGCTCGGCGGGAAGTTCCCCCGGCACTTCGGTGAAGGCCAGATCGCCATGGCGGAGCGCTCGTTCCAGAAGTGGGGCATGTGGGCGGTCTTCTTCGGCCGCTTCGTCGCACTGCTGCGCATCTTCGCCGGACCGCTCGCGGGCGTCCTGCACATGCCGTACTGGAAGTTCCTGACCGCCAACGTGCTCGGCGGCATCGCCTGGGCGGGCGGCACCACCGCCGTCATCTACTCCGTGGGTGTCGTCGCCGAGGAGTGGCTCAAGCGGTTCTCGTACCTGGGGCTGGCGATCGCCGTTCTGATCGGCCTCGCCTCGATGCTGATCATCAAGAACCGGGCCAAGAAGGCGGCCGCGCAGTCCACGGTGACCGCGCCCGAACCCGAGGCCGTACCGGTCGCCGACTGA
- a CDS encoding DUF4442 domain-containing protein, with protein MTAGEMVAASVPMVRTLNLEFLESTAERAVVRMPDQADFHNHVGGPHAGAMFTLAESASGAIVMAAFGDQLTRAVPLAVNAEIAYKKLAMGEVTATATLGRPVADVVAELDAGERPEFPVAVRIRRADGAVTGEMTVLWTLRPIA; from the coding sequence ATGACCGCGGGCGAGATGGTCGCCGCGTCGGTTCCGATGGTCCGGACCCTCAACCTCGAATTCCTGGAGTCCACCGCCGAACGTGCCGTGGTCCGCATGCCGGACCAGGCCGACTTCCACAACCACGTCGGCGGACCGCACGCCGGAGCCATGTTCACCCTCGCGGAATCGGCGAGCGGGGCCATCGTCATGGCCGCGTTCGGTGACCAGCTGACGCGGGCCGTCCCGCTCGCGGTGAACGCCGAGATCGCCTACAAGAAGCTGGCGATGGGCGAGGTCACCGCGACCGCGACGCTCGGCCGCCCGGTGGCCGACGTCGTCGCCGAACTCGACGCGGGCGAGCGCCCCGAGTTTCCCGTGGCCGTCCGGATCCGGCGCGCCGACGGTGCGGTGACCGGTGAGATGACCGTCCTCTGGACGCTGCGCCCGATCGCCTGA
- a CDS encoding MFS transporter, which produces MTDAADPAPRPDRPIPAGRNYRLLTAAAIITGLGTHGALIAAAFAVLQSGGDGGDVGLVAAARTAPLVLFLLIGGAIADRLPRHRVMVAANTLNCVSQGVFAWLVLAGDPQLWQMMLLTALCGTGQAFFSPAAEGMLMSSVSGEQASRAFALFRMSMQGAAIGGAALGGAMIAAMDPGWVLAVDAAAFALAGALRAFLDVSHIPAREPGGGLLADLRDGWQEFIGRPWLWAVVAQFSVVVAAVGAAEAVYGPLVAQEELGGARPWGFALAAFGVGTVAGGLLMVRWKPRRLLLAGTLCVFPLALPSAGLAVPLPVEGLCLVMFVSGAAIEVFGVSWMTAMHQEIPEEKLSRVAAYDWFGSVAMVPVATALAGPVESMVGRSQALWGCAGLVVLVTGAVLFVPDVRNLTRRTTSAEVLAKVPPASADAESPVGRLG; this is translated from the coding sequence GTGACTGACGCAGCCGACCCCGCACCCCGCCCGGACCGCCCCATCCCGGCGGGCCGCAACTACCGGCTGCTGACCGCCGCCGCGATCATCACCGGCCTGGGCACCCATGGCGCGCTGATCGCGGCGGCGTTCGCGGTTCTGCAGTCCGGCGGCGACGGCGGGGACGTCGGTCTGGTGGCCGCCGCCAGGACCGCGCCGCTGGTGCTCTTCCTGCTCATCGGCGGAGCGATAGCCGACCGGCTGCCGCGCCATCGCGTGATGGTCGCGGCCAACACCCTGAACTGTGTCTCCCAGGGCGTCTTCGCCTGGCTGGTCCTGGCCGGTGACCCGCAGCTCTGGCAGATGATGCTGCTGACCGCGCTGTGCGGGACCGGACAGGCCTTCTTCAGCCCTGCGGCCGAGGGCATGCTGATGTCCAGCGTCAGCGGTGAACAGGCAAGTCGGGCCTTCGCCCTCTTCAGGATGTCCATGCAGGGCGCGGCCATCGGCGGGGCGGCGCTCGGCGGGGCGATGATCGCCGCGATGGATCCGGGCTGGGTGCTGGCCGTCGATGCCGCCGCCTTCGCCCTGGCGGGTGCGCTGCGCGCCTTCCTCGACGTCAGTCACATCCCCGCCCGGGAGCCGGGTGGTGGCCTGCTCGCCGACCTGCGGGACGGCTGGCAGGAGTTCATCGGGCGTCCCTGGCTCTGGGCCGTCGTGGCGCAGTTCTCCGTGGTCGTCGCCGCGGTCGGGGCCGCGGAGGCGGTCTACGGGCCGCTGGTCGCCCAGGAGGAGCTCGGGGGCGCCCGTCCCTGGGGTTTCGCGCTCGCCGCGTTCGGGGTCGGCACGGTGGCCGGGGGGCTGCTGATGGTGCGGTGGAAGCCGCGGCGGCTGCTGCTCGCCGGAACACTCTGCGTCTTCCCGCTCGCCCTGCCCTCGGCGGGGCTCGCCGTCCCGCTGCCGGTGGAGGGGCTCTGCCTGGTGATGTTCGTCAGCGGGGCGGCCATCGAGGTGTTCGGCGTCTCCTGGATGACGGCCATGCACCAGGAGATCCCGGAGGAGAAGCTGTCCCGGGTCGCGGCGTACGACTGGTTCGGCTCGGTCGCCATGGTGCCGGTCGCCACCGCGCTCGCGGGCCCGGTGGAGTCGATGGTCGGCCGCAGTCAGGCGTTGTGGGGCTGTGCGGGTCTGGTCGTCCTGGTCACCGGCGCGGTGCTGTTCGTACCGGACGTACGCAACCTGACCCGCCGGACCACGTCCGCCGAGGTGCTCGCCAAGGTCCCGCCGGCGTCAGCCGATGCCGAAAGCCCCGTCGGGCGGCTCGGGTGA
- a CDS encoding spermidine synthase has product MNESIPVIRDVDHGTARLLPDVDRERAWLLTVDGAPQSYVDLDAPEHLEFEYARRLAHVVDCAAGAGAPLDVLHLGGGALTLPRYVAATRPGSRQDVAEADRGLLGLVTEHLPLPERSGITVYAADARRQLEETAPGSVDLVIADVFGGSRVPAHLTSVPYAEAAARALRAGGIYAANLADGAPFGFLRSQLATFATVFGELALIAEPAVLRGRRFGNVVLVASREPFDTAALTRRCAADAFAARVAYGDAVAALLKGARPVGDDEAVASPEPPDGAFGIG; this is encoded by the coding sequence GTGAACGAGTCGATACCCGTCATCCGCGACGTGGACCACGGCACCGCCAGGCTGCTCCCCGACGTGGACCGGGAGCGGGCCTGGCTGCTCACCGTCGACGGCGCACCCCAGTCGTACGTCGACCTGGACGCGCCGGAGCACCTCGAATTCGAGTACGCGCGACGGCTGGCCCACGTCGTGGACTGCGCGGCCGGAGCGGGCGCGCCGCTGGATGTCCTGCACCTCGGCGGCGGCGCCCTCACCCTGCCCCGCTACGTCGCAGCGACCCGGCCCGGTTCCCGTCAGGACGTCGCCGAGGCGGACCGCGGGCTGCTCGGCCTCGTCACGGAACACCTGCCGTTGCCCGAGCGCAGCGGAATCACGGTGTACGCGGCGGACGCCCGCAGGCAGCTGGAGGAGACGGCCCCCGGCTCGGTGGACCTGGTGATCGCGGACGTCTTCGGCGGCTCGCGGGTACCGGCCCACCTGACGTCCGTGCCCTACGCCGAGGCTGCGGCACGGGCCCTGCGCGCGGGCGGGATCTACGCGGCCAACCTGGCCGACGGGGCGCCCTTCGGTTTCCTGCGCTCGCAACTGGCGACCTTCGCGACCGTTTTCGGGGAGCTGGCCCTGATCGCCGAGCCCGCCGTGCTGCGGGGGAGGCGCTTCGGCAACGTGGTCCTCGTCGCGTCCCGAGAGCCCTTCGACACGGCCGCGCTCACCCGCCGCTGCGCCGCCGACGCGTTCGCGGCCAGGGTCGCGTACGGAGATGCGGTCGCCGCACTCCTCAAGGGCGCGCGGCCGGTGGGCGACGACGAGGCGGTCGCCTCACCCGAGCCGCCCGACGGGGCTTTCGGCATCGGCTGA
- a CDS encoding patatin-like phospholipase family protein — MTETALVLGAGGITGSAWETGILHGLAKAGLDLSTADVIIGSSAGAVVGAQLASGLIGLPQLYELQLAEAGAERGGRLGAVTVLRYARAVLTSRTPQAYGQKLARMAREARVGLSPEERRAVIASRLLSPEWPQRPLRVTAVDAVTGELHTFDKDSGVSLADAVTASCAVPAVWPVASFGGRSWIDGGVHSPANAHLAAGYERVVVIAPTASGNKVIASPRSQADALAAQGARTVVITPDAAAKKAFGRNPLDPSSRAAAARAGLAQSAAHTEAVAAVRNS; from the coding sequence ATGACAGAGACAGCACTGGTGCTCGGTGCCGGCGGCATCACCGGGAGCGCCTGGGAGACCGGAATCCTTCACGGCCTCGCGAAAGCGGGACTGGACCTGTCCACCGCCGATGTGATCATCGGCAGCTCGGCCGGTGCGGTCGTCGGGGCACAGCTCGCCTCCGGGCTGATCGGCCTGCCGCAGCTGTACGAACTCCAGCTGGCCGAAGCCGGCGCCGAGCGGGGCGGCAGACTCGGCGCGGTCACCGTCCTGCGCTACGCACGGGCCGTGCTGACCTCGCGCACCCCGCAGGCGTACGGGCAGAAGCTGGCCCGCATGGCCCGCGAAGCCCGTGTCGGCCTCTCGCCGGAGGAGCGGCGCGCGGTCATCGCGAGCAGGCTGCTGTCGCCGGAGTGGCCGCAGCGCCCGCTGCGCGTCACCGCGGTCGACGCGGTCACCGGTGAGCTGCACACGTTCGACAAGGACAGCGGGGTGTCACTGGCCGACGCCGTCACCGCGAGCTGCGCCGTCCCTGCCGTCTGGCCCGTGGCCTCCTTCGGCGGACGGTCCTGGATCGACGGCGGTGTGCACTCCCCGGCCAACGCCCACCTGGCCGCCGGATACGAGCGGGTCGTCGTCATCGCGCCGACGGCCTCCGGCAACAAGGTGATCGCGTCGCCCCGCTCCCAGGCCGACGCACTGGCCGCGCAGGGTGCCCGGACCGTCGTCATCACCCCGGACGCCGCGGCGAAGAAGGCCTTCGGCCGCAATCCGCTCGACCCCAGCAGCCGGGCCGCCGCCGCGCGCGCCGGACTCGCCCAGTCGGCAGCGCACACCGAAGCCGTCGCCGCGGTCAGGAACAGCTGA
- the tuf gene encoding elongation factor Tu, giving the protein MPKTAYVRTKPHLNIGTMGHVDHGKTTLTAAITKVLSDRGTGTFVPFDRIDRAPEEAQRGITINIAHVEYETGTRHYAHVDMPGHADYIKNMVTGAAQLDGAILVVSALDGIMPQTAEHVLLARQVGVDHIVVALNKADAGDPELTDLVELEVRELLSAHGYGGDTVPVVRVSGLRALEGDPRWTSAVEALLDAVDTYVPMPVRYTDAPFLLSVENVLTITGRGTVVTGAVERGTVRVGDRVSVLGAGIETVVTGLETFGKPMESAEAGDNVALLLRGVERDRVRRGHVVAAPGSVTPSRRFTAQVYVLSGREGGRTTPVATGYRPQFYIRTADVVGDVDLGAVAVARPGETVTMTVELGRDVPLESGLGFAIREGGRTVGAGTVTGLL; this is encoded by the coding sequence ATGCCCAAGACGGCATACGTCCGCACCAAGCCGCACCTCAACATCGGCACCATGGGGCACGTCGACCACGGCAAGACCACCCTGACCGCCGCCATCACCAAGGTCCTCAGCGACCGGGGCACCGGCACGTTCGTCCCGTTCGACCGCATCGACCGGGCGCCCGAGGAGGCGCAGCGCGGCATCACCATCAACATCGCGCACGTCGAGTACGAGACCGGCACCCGCCACTACGCGCACGTCGACATGCCCGGACACGCCGACTACATCAAGAACATGGTCACCGGTGCCGCCCAGCTCGACGGGGCGATCCTCGTCGTCTCCGCGCTGGACGGGATCATGCCGCAGACCGCGGAGCACGTGCTGCTCGCCCGTCAGGTGGGCGTCGACCACATCGTGGTCGCGCTGAACAAGGCCGACGCGGGTGACCCCGAGCTGACCGACCTGGTCGAGCTGGAGGTGCGCGAGCTGCTGTCCGCGCACGGGTACGGCGGCGACACCGTGCCCGTCGTGCGGGTGTCGGGTCTGCGGGCGCTGGAGGGCGACCCACGCTGGACCTCGGCCGTCGAGGCGTTGCTCGACGCCGTCGACACGTACGTGCCGATGCCGGTGCGCTACACCGACGCGCCGTTCCTGCTGTCCGTGGAGAACGTCCTGACCATCACCGGCCGGGGCACCGTCGTCACCGGTGCGGTGGAGCGTGGCACCGTGCGCGTCGGCGACCGGGTGTCCGTGCTCGGTGCCGGCATCGAGACGGTCGTGACCGGTCTGGAGACCTTCGGCAAGCCGATGGAGTCCGCCGAGGCCGGTGACAACGTCGCCCTGCTCCTGCGCGGAGTCGAGCGCGACCGGGTGCGACGCGGGCACGTCGTGGCGGCGCCCGGCAGTGTGACACCGAGCCGGCGCTTCACCGCGCAGGTGTACGTCCTGTCGGGGCGCGAGGGCGGCCGCACCACTCCGGTCGCCACCGGCTACCGGCCGCAGTTCTACATCCGCACCGCCGACGTCGTCGGCGACGTGGACCTCGGAGCGGTCGCGGTCGCGCGCCCCGGCGAGACGGTCACCATGACCGTCGAGCTGGGCCGCGACGTGCCGCTGGAGTCCGGTCTGGGCTTTGCCATCCGTGAGGGCGGCCGCACCGTCGGCGCGGGCACCGTCACCGGACTGCTCTGA
- a CDS encoding DNA alkylation repair protein has product MSHGAEPDPQRAEAPPGPPGSTLADTVLERLTLLYPTAADPVRARSAAAYMKHVQPFLGIPTPRRRALSRSVLEGTPRPDERDCAAIALRCWALPEREYRYFAADYLRRHVARCSSGFVPVLRRLVTTEPWWDTVDTLAAHVAGPLVAADPELRRTMDEWIEDDDLWIARTALLHQLRFKEATDAHRLFAYCLRRADHPDFFIRKAIGWCLREYAKTAPQAVRNFVDGARDRLAPLSVREATKHLR; this is encoded by the coding sequence ATGAGCCATGGAGCCGAACCGGACCCGCAGCGCGCCGAAGCGCCCCCCGGGCCGCCCGGGAGCACGCTCGCCGACACGGTGCTGGAGCGGCTGACCCTGCTGTACCCCACGGCCGCTGACCCCGTACGCGCCCGGTCGGCCGCCGCGTACATGAAGCACGTCCAACCGTTCCTCGGCATTCCCACGCCCCGCCGCCGCGCGCTGTCCCGGTCCGTCCTCGAAGGCACGCCGCGCCCCGACGAGCGGGACTGTGCGGCGATCGCGCTGCGCTGCTGGGCGTTGCCCGAACGCGAGTACCGGTACTTCGCCGCCGACTACCTGCGCCGTCATGTCGCACGCTGCTCGTCCGGATTCGTTCCGGTGCTGCGCCGTCTGGTCACCACCGAGCCCTGGTGGGACACCGTCGACACCCTGGCCGCCCATGTCGCGGGGCCGCTGGTGGCCGCCGACCCGGAGCTGCGGCGGACCATGGACGAGTGGATCGAGGACGACGACCTCTGGATCGCCCGCACCGCGCTGCTGCACCAGCTCCGCTTCAAGGAGGCCACCGACGCGCACCGGCTCTTCGCCTACTGCCTGCGCCGCGCGGACCATCCCGACTTCTTCATCCGCAAGGCGATCGGCTGGTGCCTGCGCGAGTACGCCAAGACCGCCCCGCAGGCCGTACGCAACTTCGTCGACGGTGCCAGGGACCGGCTGGCGCCGCTGTCCGTACGAGAGGCCACCAAGCACCTGCGATGA
- a CDS encoding TVP38/TMEM64 family protein: protein MLDPVPVPAARPSGGLAVRCTRVLLSPWSRFSLLVAVLLAAASTMLLLEPQRLLASGWPAQLSGGAAAVVLFGLAYGVCTVAFVPRPLLNLAAGALFGSQAGLAAALAGTVLGAGISFMLGRVLGQEALRTLLRGRWMRAADGQLSRHGFRSMLALRLFPGVPFAAANYCAAVSRMGYPPFLVATGLGSIPNTAAYVVAGSSASSPTSPAFLAAMGFIVLTGAGGAVVAWRRRHRLGAE, encoded by the coding sequence ATGCTCGACCCCGTCCCCGTTCCTGCCGCCCGGCCCTCCGGTGGCCTCGCCGTGCGCTGCACGCGGGTGCTGCTGTCGCCCTGGTCCCGGTTCTCCCTGCTCGTGGCCGTCCTGCTGGCCGCCGCGTCGACGATGCTGCTCCTGGAGCCCCAGCGGCTGCTGGCCTCGGGCTGGCCGGCCCAGCTGAGCGGCGGGGCCGCCGCGGTCGTGCTCTTCGGCCTCGCGTACGGCGTCTGCACGGTGGCCTTCGTACCGAGACCGCTGCTCAACCTCGCCGCCGGTGCGCTGTTCGGCTCGCAGGCGGGACTGGCGGCGGCCCTGGCGGGCACGGTGCTCGGCGCGGGCATCTCGTTCATGCTCGGCCGGGTACTGGGCCAGGAGGCGCTGCGTACGCTGCTGCGCGGGCGCTGGATGCGTGCGGCGGACGGCCAGCTGAGCAGGCACGGTTTCCGTTCGATGCTGGCGCTGCGGCTGTTCCCCGGGGTGCCGTTCGCCGCCGCCAACTACTGCGCCGCGGTCTCGCGCATGGGGTATCCGCCCTTCCTCGTCGCAACCGGCCTCGGATCGATCCCGAACACGGCCGCGTACGTCGTCGCGGGGAGCTCGGCCTCCTCCCCGACCTCACCCGCCTTCCTGGCCGCGATGGGCTTCATCGTGCTGACGGGCGCCGGCGGGGCCGTGGTCGCCTGGCGGCGGCGCCACCGGCTCGGCGCGGAGTGA